A single genomic interval of Homo sapiens chromosome 15, GRCh38.p14 Primary Assembly harbors:
- the SKIC8 gene encoding superkiller complex protein 8 isoform b (isoform b is encoded by transcript variant 3) gives MTNQYGILFKQEQVDAWTLAFSPDSQYLATGTHVGKVNIFGVESGKKEYSLDTRGKFILSIAYSPDGKYLASGAIDGIINIFDIATGKLLHTLEGHAMPIRSLTFSPDSQLLVTASDDGYIKIYDVQHANLAGTLSGHASWVLNVAFCPDDTHFVSSSSDKSVKVWDVGTRTCVHTFFDHQDQVWGVKYNGNGSKIVSVGDDQEIHIYDCPI, from the exons ATGACCAACCAG TACGGTATTCTCTTCAAACAAGAGCAAG TGGATGCCTGGACTTTGGCCTTTTCTCCTGATTCCCAGTATCTGGCCACAGGAACTCATGTCGGGAAAGTGAACATTTTTGGTGTGGAAAGTGGGAAAAAGGAATATTCTTTGGACACGAGAGGAAAATTCATTCTTAGTATTGCATAT AGTCCTGATGGGAAATACCTAGCCAGTGGAGCCATAGATGGAATCATCAATATTTTTGATATTGCAACTGGAAAACTTCTGCATACCCTGGAAG GCCATGCCATGCCCATTCGCTCCTTGACCTTTTCCCCGGACTCCCAGCTCCTTGTCACTGCTTCAGATGATGGCTACATCAAGATCTATGATGT ACAACATGCCAATTTGGCTGGCACGCTGAGCGGCCATGCCTCCTGGGTGCTGAACGTTGCATTCTGTCCTGATGACACTCACTTTGTTTCCAG ttcgTCTGACAAAAGTGTAAAAGTTTGGGATGTTGGAACGAGGACTTGTGTTCACACCTTCTTTGATCACCAGGATCAG gtCTGGGGAGTAAAATACAATGGAAATGGTTCAAAAATTGTGTCTGTTGGAGATGACCAGGAAATTCACATCTATGATTGTCCAATTTAA
- the SKIC8 gene encoding superkiller complex protein 8 isoform X1 — MTNQYGILFKQEQAHDDAIWSVAWGTNKKENSETVVTGSLDDLVKVWKWRDERLDLQWSLEGHQLGVVSVDISHTLPIAASSSLDAHIRLWDLENGKQIKSIDAGPVDAWTLAFSPDSQYLATGTHVGKVNIFGVESGKKEYSLDTRGKFILSIAYSPDGKYLASGAIDGIINIFDIATGKLLHTLEGHAMPIRSLTFSPDSQLLVTASDDGYIKIYDVQHANLAGTLSGHASWVLNVAFCPDDTHFVSSSSDKSVKVWDVGTRTCVHTFFDHQDQVWGVKYNGNGSKIVSVGDDQEIHIYDCPI; from the exons ATGACCAACCAG TACGGTATTCTCTTCAAACAAGAGCAAG CCCATGATGATGCCATTTGGTCAGTTGCTTGGGGGACAAACAAGAAGGAAAACTCTGAGACAGTGGTCACAGGCTCCCTAGATGACCTGGTGAAGGTCTGGAAATG GCGTGATGAGAGGCTGGACCTACAGTGGAGTCTGGAGGGACATCAGCTGGGAGTGGTGTCTGTGGACATCAGCCACACCCTGCCCATTGCTGCATCCAGCTCTCTTGATGCTCATATTCGTCTTTGGGACTTGGAAAATGGCAAACAGATAAAGTCCATAGATGCAGGACCTG TGGATGCCTGGACTTTGGCCTTTTCTCCTGATTCCCAGTATCTGGCCACAGGAACTCATGTCGGGAAAGTGAACATTTTTGGTGTGGAAAGTGGGAAAAAGGAATATTCTTTGGACACGAGAGGAAAATTCATTCTTAGTATTGCATAT AGTCCTGATGGGAAATACCTAGCCAGTGGAGCCATAGATGGAATCATCAATATTTTTGATATTGCAACTGGAAAACTTCTGCATACCCTGGAAG GCCATGCCATGCCCATTCGCTCCTTGACCTTTTCCCCGGACTCCCAGCTCCTTGTCACTGCTTCAGATGATGGCTACATCAAGATCTATGATGT ACAACATGCCAATTTGGCTGGCACGCTGAGCGGCCATGCCTCCTGGGTGCTGAACGTTGCATTCTGTCCTGATGACACTCACTTTGTTTCCAG ttcgTCTGACAAAAGTGTAAAAGTTTGGGATGTTGGAACGAGGACTTGTGTTCACACCTTCTTTGATCACCAGGATCAG gtCTGGGGAGTAAAATACAATGGAAATGGTTCAAAAATTGTGTCTGTTGGAGATGACCAGGAAATTCACATCTATGATTGTCCAATTTAA
- the SKIC8 gene encoding superkiller complex protein 8 isoform X2, which produces MTNQYGILFKQEQAHDDAIWSVAWGTNKKENSETVVTGSLDDLVKVWKWRDERLDLQWSLEGHQLGVVSVDISHTLPIAASSSLDAHIRLWDLENGKQIKSIDAGPVDAWTLAFSPDSQYLATGTHVGKVNIFGVESGKKEYSLDTRGKFILSIAYSPDGKYLASGAIDGIINIFDIATGKLLHTLEGHAMPIRSLTFSPDSQLLVTASDDGYIKIYDVQHANLAGTLSGHASWVLNVAFCPDDTHFVSRSQCWSGLGWPRQLESRRWTT; this is translated from the exons ATGACCAACCAG TACGGTATTCTCTTCAAACAAGAGCAAG CCCATGATGATGCCATTTGGTCAGTTGCTTGGGGGACAAACAAGAAGGAAAACTCTGAGACAGTGGTCACAGGCTCCCTAGATGACCTGGTGAAGGTCTGGAAATG GCGTGATGAGAGGCTGGACCTACAGTGGAGTCTGGAGGGACATCAGCTGGGAGTGGTGTCTGTGGACATCAGCCACACCCTGCCCATTGCTGCATCCAGCTCTCTTGATGCTCATATTCGTCTTTGGGACTTGGAAAATGGCAAACAGATAAAGTCCATAGATGCAGGACCTG TGGATGCCTGGACTTTGGCCTTTTCTCCTGATTCCCAGTATCTGGCCACAGGAACTCATGTCGGGAAAGTGAACATTTTTGGTGTGGAAAGTGGGAAAAAGGAATATTCTTTGGACACGAGAGGAAAATTCATTCTTAGTATTGCATAT AGTCCTGATGGGAAATACCTAGCCAGTGGAGCCATAGATGGAATCATCAATATTTTTGATATTGCAACTGGAAAACTTCTGCATACCCTGGAAG GCCATGCCATGCCCATTCGCTCCTTGACCTTTTCCCCGGACTCCCAGCTCCTTGTCACTGCTTCAGATGATGGCTACATCAAGATCTATGATGT ACAACATGCCAATTTGGCTGGCACGCTGAGCGGCCATGCCTCCTGGGTGCTGAACGTTGCATTCTGTCCTGATGACACTCACTTTGTTTCCAG ATCCCAGTGTTGGTCAGGCCTGGGATGGCCAAGACAGTTGGAAAGCAGGAGATGGACAACTTGA